One Hydrogenophaga crassostreae genomic region harbors:
- a CDS encoding CoA transferase has protein sequence MATSDASLLPLRNVKVVDFGQYMAGPAVAMILADLGATVVHIDPPGGPLWQSPANATLNRNKLTVTIDLKSPEGLEQALALIEEADILVENFRPGVMARLGIDLTGLRASRPELITLSIPGFASNDELRCDWRAFESVINAQSGVFTDMGLNRVLMGINPSFSPLPLASAYGTMLAASAVVLALQARERTGLGDQVEVPLASAVMEGLSYNSIKVDNYPERYKTQREKEIERRRTEGLPMNLSYDDLQELLDPFYRSYKCKDGRMFYVVCPSHKHHAKRCLQALGLYDELVAEGLTEEEDTYRPVSEWAHEVSLGVYPLPKAWADRISARMKEVFMTRTAKEWERIFGRGNFPGAPHRWLQEWINDDHAETAGLMVEVHDPEFGPMTQPGPMVWLEESGAAMVSPRARRNVTFEQALKALVAIETKLPRVRQKNARDGWLDGVRILDLCNVIAGPHSVAYLSRFGAKVIKLDPAKPFYDCWNTVIFGMSHMREKRSVLTDITQPEGRAILDELVKNSDVIVWNAPDRQVRAMGLDEESLKKLNPDAIFCKLDCFSGPLPGPRSGYLGYDDLVQATTGIMTRFGGSMDTPEEHAHVGTIDVMCGFGGSLGIAAALYQKLKTGRAGRPRTSLSALSNLAQLPFCYDYVRRGLFDEPAGREVVGYDALSRFYYTSSDRFVLLSAYEVDLPRFEKVEGLEGLSQVPKEERAAFLAQAFMNARAVDWVERLQAADIGAAICENIESIRVYNSRPADGKPGTDQGSYAFSVYADHPSGHTVTQLDPFAIRPQRGKIYALQPAEKYGASTRAVLKELGKTDEEIEALLRTGVVSESWSEQYLPD, from the coding sequence ATGGCCACTTCCGACGCTTCCCTTCTTCCCCTGCGCAACGTCAAGGTCGTTGACTTTGGCCAATACATGGCCGGTCCGGCCGTTGCCATGATCCTGGCCGATCTCGGCGCCACCGTGGTGCACATCGACCCTCCGGGCGGGCCGCTGTGGCAGAGCCCCGCCAATGCCACCCTGAACCGCAACAAACTGACCGTCACCATCGACCTGAAGTCCCCGGAAGGCCTGGAGCAGGCGCTGGCCCTGATTGAGGAGGCCGACATCCTGGTGGAGAACTTCCGCCCCGGTGTGATGGCGCGTCTGGGCATTGATCTGACCGGGTTGCGCGCATCACGGCCTGAGCTGATCACGCTGTCCATCCCCGGTTTCGCGTCGAACGACGAACTGCGCTGCGACTGGCGGGCCTTTGAGAGCGTGATCAATGCCCAGTCGGGGGTGTTCACCGACATGGGCCTGAACCGGGTGCTGATGGGCATCAACCCTTCTTTCTCACCGCTGCCGCTGGCATCGGCCTACGGCACCATGCTCGCCGCTTCGGCGGTTGTGCTGGCGCTGCAAGCGCGCGAGCGCACCGGCCTGGGCGATCAGGTCGAAGTGCCGCTGGCGTCGGCGGTGATGGAGGGCCTCAGCTACAACTCCATCAAGGTCGACAACTACCCCGAGCGCTACAAAACCCAGCGCGAAAAAGAGATCGAGCGCCGGCGCACCGAAGGCCTGCCGATGAACCTTTCTTACGACGATCTGCAAGAGCTGCTCGACCCGTTCTACCGCAGCTACAAATGCAAAGACGGTCGCATGTTCTATGTCGTGTGCCCGAGCCACAAGCACCATGCCAAGCGCTGCCTGCAGGCGCTGGGTTTGTACGATGAGCTGGTGGCCGAAGGCCTGACCGAAGAGGAGGACACCTACCGGCCTGTGAGCGAATGGGCGCACGAGGTGTCGCTGGGCGTTTACCCCTTGCCCAAGGCCTGGGCCGATCGCATTTCAGCGCGCATGAAAGAGGTGTTCATGACGCGCACCGCCAAGGAATGGGAGCGCATTTTCGGCCGCGGCAATTTCCCTGGGGCGCCGCACCGCTGGTTGCAGGAGTGGATCAACGATGACCACGCGGAGACCGCCGGTTTGATGGTGGAGGTGCACGACCCCGAGTTCGGCCCCATGACCCAGCCCGGCCCCATGGTCTGGCTGGAGGAAAGCGGCGCGGCCATGGTGAGCCCGCGCGCGCGGCGCAATGTGACTTTTGAACAGGCGCTCAAGGCGCTGGTGGCCATCGAAACCAAGTTGCCCCGCGTGCGCCAGAAGAATGCGCGCGATGGCTGGCTCGACGGCGTGCGCATTCTGGATTTGTGCAACGTGATCGCCGGGCCCCATTCAGTGGCCTACCTGAGCCGGTTTGGCGCCAAGGTGATCAAGCTGGATCCGGCCAAACCGTTTTACGACTGCTGGAACACGGTGATTTTTGGCATGTCGCACATGCGCGAGAAGCGCTCGGTGTTGACCGACATCACACAGCCCGAAGGGCGCGCGATTCTTGACGAGCTTGTCAAGAACAGCGATGTGATCGTCTGGAACGCGCCCGACCGCCAGGTGCGCGCCATGGGCCTCGATGAAGAGAGCCTCAAGAAACTCAATCCGGATGCCATCTTCTGCAAGCTCGACTGCTTCAGCGGGCCGCTGCCCGGACCCCGCTCGGGCTACCTGGGCTATGACGACCTGGTGCAGGCCACCACCGGCATCATGACCCGCTTTGGCGGCTCGATGGACACGCCTGAAGAACATGCCCACGTGGGCACCATCGATGTGATGTGTGGCTTTGGCGGCTCGCTGGGCATTGCGGCGGCGCTGTATCAGAAGCTCAAGACGGGCCGCGCAGGCCGTCCGCGCACCTCGCTCTCGGCGTTGAGCAACCTGGCCCAACTGCCGTTTTGTTACGACTACGTGCGCCGAGGCTTGTTCGATGAGCCGGCCGGGCGGGAAGTGGTGGGTTACGACGCCTTGTCGCGCTTCTATTACACCTCGTCCGATCGCTTTGTTTTGCTCAGCGCCTACGAGGTGGATTTGCCCCGCTTCGAGAAGGTGGAGGGGCTGGAAGGCCTCTCGCAGGTGCCCAAAGAGGAGCGCGCTGCCTTTTTGGCGCAGGCATTCATGAATGCCCGCGCGGTGGACTGGGTGGAACGTTTGCAAGCGGCCGACATTGGTGCAGCGATCTGCGAAAACATCGAATCCATTCGCGTCTACAACAGCCGACCGGCCGATGGCAAGCCAGGCACCGACCAAGGCAGTTACGCCTTCTCGGTTTACGCGGACCACCCCAGCGGTCACACGGTGACGCAGCTCGACCCGTTTGCGATACGCCCGCAACGCGGGAAGATTTATGCATTGCAGCCGGCTGAGAAATACGGCGCTTCAACCCGCGCGGTGCTCAAAGAGCTCGGCAAGACCGATGAGGAGATCGAGGCCCTGTTGCGCACTGGCGTGGTCAGTGAAAGTTGGAGCGAGCAATACTTGCCAGATTGA